The genomic stretch CAAAGACGGCACAGTTAAAAATCCTTATGGAAACGTTGCGTGGTCGCCCGACAGTAAATATTTTGTAGCATATCATATTCATCCCGTTATAGATTCCAATGTGTATTACATCCTGAGTTCTGTTCCGGGTACAACGCGCGGGCAATTACGCTCGCATCCGTACAAGCAGCCCGGCGACCCGTTTACAACTTATGAAATGCACATCTTTCGGGCAGGAGAACAAAAAGACATTCAGGTAAAAACAGACATTATCGATTTCTTTCCCGCGCCGCGACTTCATTGGGAAACCAACCCAAGATATTTTACTTACGAAAGAGTGGACAGAGGTCATCAGCGATTCCGCATTGTAAGAGTTGACGCGCAAACGGGCGATACATCCAACGTTTACGATGAACGTACAAAAACATTTATATACGAGCAGAGAATCATCACTTATTATTTGCCCAAAACGCATGAAATTATCCACTCTTCGGAGAAAGACGGCTGGCAACATTTGTATTTAATTGATGATAAAACAAGACAAGAAAAACTGATTACCAAAGGCGATTGGGTAGTGCGTGAAGTGGACAGCGTGGACGAAACCAAGCGGCAAATATGGTTCAGGGCAAGCGGCATGAATCCGCAGGAAGACCCTTATTTTATACATTATTACCGCATCAATTTTGACGGCACACATTTAGTAAATCTTACCCCCGAAACAGGTAATCATACCGTACATTTTTCACCCGATAAAAAGTTTCTTATCGACAACTATTCGCAGGTAAATGTCGCGCCCATAACGGTGCTAAAACGCACTTCGGACGGTAAAATAATTACGACTATTGAGAAAGCAGATATAACCGATTTGCTCGCAACAGGCGTGTCTCTGCCTGAGCCGTTTGTAGCAAAAGGCAGAGACGGTGTAACAGATATTTACGGCATCATGTGCAAGCCGTCGCATTTCGACATTCATAAAAAATATCCCGTGATTGAAAACATTTACGCAGGTCCGCAGGATGCTTTTGTGCCAAAAAGTTTTTTGCCATACAGCGAAATGCAAAGCATTGCAGAGCTTGGTTTTATTGTAGTGCAAATTGATGGTATGGGAACAGCAAACCGTTCCAAAGCGTTTCACGATGTTTGTTGGAAAAATATTGCAGATGCAGGGTTTCCCGACCGCATATTGTGGATTAAAGCGCTCGCGGAAAAATATTCTTTTGTCGATACCGCAAGAGTCGGGCTTTACGGCACATCCGCAGGCGGGCAGGATGCGCTCGACGGACTATTGTCTCATCCCGAATTTTATAAAGCAGGTGTTGCGGCTTGCGGTTGCCACGATAACAGAATTGATAAACAATGGTGGAACGAACAATGGATGGGCTATCCTGTAGGACCGGAATATGCGACGCAATCCAATGTAACCAATGCTTACAAACTAAAAGGTAAACTGATGCTGATTGTGGGCGAAGCCGATACCAACGTTCCGCCGGAAAGCACATACAGAGTTGCAGATGCGCTGATTAAAGCAGGCAAAGCATTCGATTTTCTTCCGGTTCCCGGTTCCGACCATACCGACGGCGGACCTTACGGCAGAGCAAGAAAGAAAGATTTCTTTGTAAGAAATTTATTGAATGTAGAACCGCCGGATAGAAATATTAATCAGGATTATCCGCTGCCGCATACAGGTGTAAGATAATAATTGTTTAAAAACTAAATAACGAAACTTCGATATACAGAGAGAACGCAAACAATCTGCATCAAAAATCCCAAAGGGATTCAATTTGAATAACGCCCGATAAAATCGGGGGTACAACGAGAATAAATGCACATTGAACCCCGACGGGGTTCTACAAAATCATTTCATACAATCGCCTGTTTCATCTGCGGCTACTCATATTTAAGCCCTTCGGGCTTATGTCGAACTTTGGTTAAATAATTAGTTTCCCTGTCGGCATGTGTGAATACTAACCGATAATTAAAAAGGCTTCCCGACAGAAGCCTTTTTATATCAATCTTACTCTACTCCGCTTTCATCATAAAACCGCCAATGCGCCTGGTAGTCTTTGCTAAGCGGTTGCTTTGTAAGAATTGCCCGAATCATTTCAATCGGCATTTCGTTGAGATGCATAATGGCATCGTGAAATTGTTTATACGTCATCTTTTTAGTATCGACCAATTCTTTTTTCAATGCATAAAATTGTCTTCCGCCTGTCAAATACGCCACCTGATACAAAGGCGAATAATGTCCTTCAAAAGAACGACGCACTTCGCCATCTGCATTCGCTCTTTCATGTCCTACTTTATCCACCAGAAAATCGATACATTGCTCCGGCGTCCATTTTCCCATGTGATAATTCAGCGAGAAAATAATGCGCGCGCAACGGTGCATGTGCCAGAACAACATACCGACACGGTCTTCCGGGCTTTGCGGAAAATTCATATCGTACAACAAAAGCTCCCAATACAAAGACCAGCCTTCTATCCAGAAAGGCGTATCAAAATCCCTATACGTTCTATAACGGCTGTTCATAAAAAACTCCAGCGTATGCCCGGCAAGTAATTCGTGATGCACAGTCGCTCTTGAAAAATGCGGATTATTGCCGCGCATACTCATCAGCTTATCTTCTTCGCTCATGGTGTTGGTGGGATAAGAAACAGAAATTTCCCTGCCACCGGTAAAGAATGGATTAACAAGCTGTCGTTGCGGCGACATCATAATCATTCCCCAGGTTTCTTTGGCAAGTGGCGGGATGGTTACTAAATTATGCCCCTCTATGAAATTAATAGATTCGTTGTATAATTTTAAAATTAGTGCAGGTTGTTCTCCCGGCGGCACATATGTGTTTTTTACTTTCTCAAGTGCCGCTTTCCAATCGTCGCCGAAACCCATTTCCCTGGATGCTTTTTTCATTTCTCTTTCGCACCAGCCGTATTCTTTGTTGGCAATATCAATCAGTTCTTCCGGCGTGTAAGGAATCATTTCGTAATGCAGCTCTTTTATCAACTCATCGCGACCAACCGGCTGTCCTATGATGCCGCTTTTATCAGGCGGTGTCATGGTTTGCAATTTCTTCCCGAACACATTTGAATATGCCGTAAGCGTACTATCCAAGGCTTTGTACGTTATAGGAACCCACCAGGTAAACATTGGGTCGTAACCGTTGTAGAATTCATAAACGCTACGCACCGCACGCTTAATATTATTCAGATTACTTTGTATGGCATAAATATCGTTCGGCGTAAATTTACCGGTGGATTTTGCCTGCGCTTCAAGTTTGATGATATTCTGTTGAATGTCGTACCAATCTTTTGCTACCTTCTGCGCATCGGGCTGAATACCACGCCTGCGCTGCTTTTCAAGCGCATAAACCGAATCGGCAAATGGCATCCAGCTTTTAATTTTTTGATATGTGCTGTCTTGTATTTTAAGCTGACGAAGATTTTCGTTCATGTTTCTTTTAAAAAGAATATAATCGACTTTACATTCTTGTGTAAGACCGCCAAAATCTACTGCTGCCAGCTTTTGAAGATATTCATTGTATAACTGTTTTAATCTTTCCCTTTTCTCCGGCGAAGCGCCGGGGTCGTTTTCACTTCCGTATTTAAAAAAGTAATCGCCCACAGTTGGCGTATAATAACTGTTGAGCGCCTGAAAATCGGCTTTGTATTCCGTCATTATTTGCGGCATTACCTGACAAGGAACATAATCATCGCTTACCTGGGCATTTGCCGCATTAAATGCAAGCATAGCAAGACATATATGCAAAGCATATAAAAACATCCTTTTCATAATTTGTAGTTTTTATGTTGTGAAAAAATAATGCAGTAATTTTATGCTTACCTGTAACCCCGACTGACAATGTCATTAAGTCAGGGAAAACCCTAAGCGCGCTATGTGTGCGGTGTCTTAGCCGCACATTTTTATTCTGTCGGCTCTTGCCGACACGGTTGCCATGAAGCAACAGAATAATCGTGCGAAGCGAGGACGCTTCACACAGCTTAACTGCTACGCCAATGCCTCAATTTCATCCACTGTCTTCTGCGCAATGGTATGTCCCAAAATATACGGCGCGTCTTCTGTAATCAATATATTATCTTCTATCCGTATGCCGCCGAAGTTTCGGAATTTTTCCAGCTCGGTATAATTGATAAAATCAGATAATTTATTTTGAGATTTCCACAAGTCAATTAGAGTGGGAATAAAATATATTCCCGGTTCTACGGTAAGCGTAAAGCCCCGTTCTAAAGGCTTTGCAAGGCGCAAAGACTTCCAGCCGAACGCCATATTCCTTTTTATATCATCGGAATAACCAACGTATTCTTCGCCAAGATTTTCCATATCATGCACATCCAAACCAATCATGTGCCCAAGCCCGCATTGAAAAAATAAGGTATGCGCGTTATGCACCAATGCTTCCTGCACATCGCCTTTGACAATGCCGAAACCTTTCAAGCCTTCCAACAGCATTTCGCCCGCCAAAGCGTGAACATCTCTGAACGGAACATTCGGTTTACAAGCAGCAATTGTTGCGAGCTGTATTTTCAAAATCAAATTGTACATATCTTTTTGTACAGAAGAAAACATGGAGCTTACAGGTCTTGTGCGCGTAATGTCTCCGGCATAGTGCATCGCCGTTTCTGCACCTGCATCGCAAAGAACCAATTGCCCGTCTTTCATCAACACATTGCGTGGGTTTATGTGCAACGTTTCTCCATTCGTAGTAAGAATTACAGGATAAGCAATACTTCCACCAAGGCTTATTGCAAGTCCTTCAATTTGCCCCGCTATTTCTAATTCACTGATTTCCTGCCTTATCGATGAAAGAAACAATTGATGCATTTTGGTAGAAATATCTACTGCTTTTTCCATTTCCATTATCTCGTCCGGCTGTTTGTAAGAGCGCATGGAAACGATTGATTTTATCAGCTTTTCAGAAACATTCTTTGCAACTTCGGCAGGCGTAATGCCGAGCCAGGTGTGCAGCTTTAAAATATGTTCTCCTCGATACGGCGGAAGAAAATGAACTGTTCTGTTTTTTGCAACTGCATCTTTTAACAAAGATTCAATTTCTTTGTATGGCTTTACTTCTGTGATGCCCGCTTTAGCAGCTTTAACGTGCAAAGCTTCCGTTGGTCCTGTCCAAACAATATCATCAATAGTTGCTTCGTTGCCGAAAAGTATTTCTTTGTCTTCATCAATGTCTATAACAAACGCAAGCGACGGTGCATCAATTCCCGTATAATACAAAAAAGAACTATCCTGTCGAAAGCGGTAAACATTGGCTTCGTAACTCATTCCTACTTCATCATTACCCAGTAAAAGAATGATGCCTTTTTCAACTTTCGACTTTAATGTGGAACGTCTTTGCCTGTATATTTCTGTATTGAACATCTGAATTTATTTTAAATTATTCCTTGCTTTCCTTAACCGAAATATAATACATATATTCAATATCTTTCGGATTAAACAATGCTGTTTGTTTTTCATTTAACGTAGTGTGTTTCCATGTCGTTGCAGGATAAATTTTAATGCCTGTATCTTTGCTGTTCAATGCCAACGGAAGATTAAAGCCTGTAACACAATTCGTCCATCTGTAATACACTTCTTTTTTATCTGTGCTGAAATAATATTCCAATTCGGGAATCTGCGTGGTTCGAAGATATTGGTCAAACACTTTACTGTAATCAAATCCTGCGTGTTTTGAAATGTAATGTTCTATTTGCGCAGAAGTTACCGTTTGATGATAAAATGTTGATGCTAAACCATGCCATATTTTTCTGAACAAAGAATCATCATTAATGCTATGACGAATAGCATGCAACATATTGCTGCCTTTGTAATACATATCGCCGCTGCCTTCTTCATTCACGCCGTAGCGTGCAATAATCGGTCGGTCATTGACAATATTTTTTCTGATGCCGAAATTGTAGGCATTGCCTGCATCTTTTCCCCACATATATTCTACGAATAAGGTTTCGGAATAATTGGTAAAACCTTCATGCACCCACATATCCGCCAAATCTTTTGTGGTAATGCTGTTGCCGAACCATTCATGCCCGCTTTCATGCACAACAATAAAATCCCATTTCGAACCCCAACCCGTTCCCGACAAATCACGACCTCTGTAACCAAAGGCATAATGATTGCCGTAAGCCACCGCACTTTGATGTTCCATGCCTGTATGCTGAACATCTACCAGCTTATAACTGTCTTCATAAAAAGGATAAGGTCCATACCAATATTCCATGCTGTGCAACATATTATGCACTTGTTCGGGCAAATAATTTTTTGCTTTTTGCAGATTATAATCCAGCACCCAGTAATCCAAATCAAGATGACCTTTCAACCCATTGAAATCTTCGTGAAAATTGACATACTTTCCTATGTACGGAATAATGCAATAATTGCTGATTGGATTTACCACCGCCCATTTTGTGGTGGCTGTCCCATCGCTGTTTTCTTTACGGAACTGCAATCTTCCATTGGCAACTGCGACCAAAGTATCGGGCGCAATCATCGTTAAGGAAGCACCTTTGTCCGGCTCATCGCTTTGATGGTCTTTGCAAGGATACCAAACAGATGCACCCAAACCCTGGCAGCAAACTGTCATCCAAGGGCGACCGAGAGAATCTCTGGTAAATGTCCAACCGCCGTCCCAAGGCGGCAACTTTGCTGTTTGAGGATAACCATGAAAAAACACATCAACCTTGTTGATGCTTCCGGCTTTTTGATGCGGCGTTTTTACATGCCACGCATTGCCTTCTTTTGTAAAAGACAATTTTTCTTTTTCATTATAAACGATGCTGTCGATAAGCAACGGTTCTTGCAAATCTATCTGCATGGCAGGTTGCTTTTCACTCATAACTTTATACGTAATAAGGTTATCTCCTGCCGTATATTTTTTATCAAAGTCGGGCTTTATGGTAATATCGTATCGCTGCACGTCCCACCATGCACGCTCAGGCGTAATGCTGCCGCGCAAAGTATCGGCGTGCGTAAAAACACGATGCTCATACGCTTCGCGTTGCTCTTGTAACATACGCGCTCTTCTTGCACGGACGCTGTCGGCATTCGGTTGAGTTGCCTGAGCAAATACAATCATTGGCAAACTTGCTGTTACAACTGCTCCGATGAAAAAATGTAATAATTTCATATCAATTTTATTTTCAGATTTATCTTTTCGCAAAGCGTTCCACATCAAACGCTGCAATATCAACACTCGTCTTTTTCCCTTCCAATAACTCCCAAACCAATAAGCCAGTAGCCGCGCCAAGACTGATGCCCAATTGCGCATGACCTGTTGCAACTACTAAATTTTCGTAAGAAGAAGTTTTACCGATATACGGCATTCCGTCGCCGGAAACGGGACGAAAACCAAACCATATTTTTTCTTTTACTTCATCGAATGACAAATTAATTTGAGGGAAGAAATCATGCACGGCTTTGATGATTCCTGTTACGCGGTTATATCTCGGCGGCGTGTCTGTTGAAGTGATTTCCATTGTTCCGCCAAAACGGATTTTATCGCTTTCCAACGGCGTAAATGCACAGCGCCCTTCCACCAAAATTCCGGGATGCAGTATTTTTAATTCTTGTTTATCAATTGGCAACGTAAACGAATAACCTCGTCCGCCGACTAAAGGAATCGTTAATCCGAGCTTTGATGAAATATTGCCGCTCCACGCGCCTGCCGCCAATACAAAAGCATCCGCTGCATAAGCATCATTATCGGTTAATACCGCGCGTATTCGCTTTTTATCTGTAACTATATCCGTTACTTCTGCATTGGATATTAATTGAACATTGCTCATTTGTCGCAGCGATGCAATCAAATTGTTCATCAGCTTGCCCGGACTTAGATGACTGTCGCATTTATAATTAATGGCGCCGATTGCATTGATGGGCGTATTCGGTTCTAATTGTTTCAATTCCTCCGCATCAATCAACTCCACATCAAGACCAAGTTTTTGCCCGAAAGCCACCACGTGCGCGCATTCTTCCTTGCTTTTTTCAGTCTGAAAAATTTCGAGCATTCCTTTGTGTTCATAAGCAAAATCAAATTCTTTTTGCCAAATGTTTTCATATTCATGCAAACTCAGCAAGCCAATATCGCGCAACGGAACGCCATGCTTTTCTACATTTTTTTCCTTAGCGCTTTTGATAAATGACAAGCCCCAGTTCATCAGAGATTTATTTAATCTCGGTTGAATATAAAACGGGCTTGTGGAATTGAACATCCATTTGACACCTTGCTTTACAATACCCGGCGTTGCTAATTGTATGTAATGACTTGGACAAACAAAGCCCGCATTTCCGTAAGAACAATTATCGGTAAAGTCATTCTTATCCAACACAGTTACATCCCAACCTGCTTTTGCCAGATAACGCGCAGAAGATAATCCGGATATACCGCCGCCTATGATAACTACTTTAGACATTTTGAAATCAATAAAAATTTGTAACCCGTTTCAACCACATAGAAACATAGAAAATTGATTATAGAAATAAGAATTTGAATATTCAGTATTCAACCTTAATAAGTGTATCATAGTATTTTTATTCGTATATTTTGTATTTGCAGCTTCGCTGCGATTCTTTTTGTCGAATAGAACTGCGTTTCATCTTCGATGAAAATCTATGTTTTGCTAATGTCTTCGTTCTGCTCATCTATATAAAAACTATGTTACTATATGGTTCGTTATTATTATTTTTTTTGAGTAATTTAATGAATGATTCTTGCACCGAAAACCCTTCCTGCCGTTGAATTATATTTTGCATCAATCGTAATGCTGATGCTTGTTTTTCCTGTTATAAGATTTTGTGGAATTGAATAAGTTTTATCGTAAAACGCATCCGCTTTCTCATCCTTTAAATTTTCTGTTGCGAGCAAAACGCCATTGACCAA from Arachidicoccus sp. BS20 encodes the following:
- a CDS encoding aminopeptidase P family protein, whose protein sequence is MFNTEIYRQRRSTLKSKVEKGIILLLGNDEVGMSYEANVYRFRQDSSFLYYTGIDAPSLAFVIDIDEDKEILFGNEATIDDIVWTGPTEALHVKAAKAGITEVKPYKEIESLLKDAVAKNRTVHFLPPYRGEHILKLHTWLGITPAEVAKNVSEKLIKSIVSMRSYKQPDEIMEMEKAVDISTKMHQLFLSSIRQEISELEIAGQIEGLAISLGGSIAYPVILTTNGETLHINPRNVLMKDGQLVLCDAGAETAMHYAGDITRTRPVSSMFSSVQKDMYNLILKIQLATIAACKPNVPFRDVHALAGEMLLEGLKGFGIVKGDVQEALVHNAHTLFFQCGLGHMIGLDVHDMENLGEEYVGYSDDIKRNMAFGWKSLRLAKPLERGFTLTVEPGIYFIPTLIDLWKSQNKLSDFINYTELEKFRNFGGIRIEDNILITEDAPYILGHTIAQKTVDEIEALA
- a CDS encoding M1 family metallopeptidase; protein product: MKLLHFFIGAVVTASLPMIVFAQATQPNADSVRARRARMLQEQREAYEHRVFTHADTLRGSITPERAWWDVQRYDITIKPDFDKKYTAGDNLITYKVMSEKQPAMQIDLQEPLLIDSIVYNEKEKLSFTKEGNAWHVKTPHQKAGSINKVDVFFHGYPQTAKLPPWDGGWTFTRDSLGRPWMTVCCQGLGASVWYPCKDHQSDEPDKGASLTMIAPDTLVAVANGRLQFRKENSDGTATTKWAVVNPISNYCIIPYIGKYVNFHEDFNGLKGHLDLDYWVLDYNLQKAKNYLPEQVHNMLHSMEYWYGPYPFYEDSYKLVDVQHTGMEHQSAVAYGNHYAFGYRGRDLSGTGWGSKWDFIVVHESGHEWFGNSITTKDLADMWVHEGFTNYSETLFVEYMWGKDAGNAYNFGIRKNIVNDRPIIARYGVNEEGSGDMYYKGSNMLHAIRHSINDDSLFRKIWHGLASTFYHQTVTSAQIEHYISKHAGFDYSKVFDQYLRTTQIPELEYYFSTDKKEVYYRWTNCVTGFNLPLALNSKDTGIKIYPATTWKHTTLNEKQTALFNPKDIEYMYYISVKESKE
- a CDS encoding DUF885 family protein codes for the protein MKRMFLYALHICLAMLAFNAANAQVSDDYVPCQVMPQIMTEYKADFQALNSYYTPTVGDYFFKYGSENDPGASPEKRERLKQLYNEYLQKLAAVDFGGLTQECKVDYILFKRNMNENLRQLKIQDSTYQKIKSWMPFADSVYALEKQRRRGIQPDAQKVAKDWYDIQQNIIKLEAQAKSTGKFTPNDIYAIQSNLNNIKRAVRSVYEFYNGYDPMFTWWVPITYKALDSTLTAYSNVFGKKLQTMTPPDKSGIIGQPVGRDELIKELHYEMIPYTPEELIDIANKEYGWCEREMKKASREMGFGDDWKAALEKVKNTYVPPGEQPALILKLYNESINFIEGHNLVTIPPLAKETWGMIMMSPQRQLVNPFFTGGREISVSYPTNTMSEEDKLMSMRGNNPHFSRATVHHELLAGHTLEFFMNSRYRTYRDFDTPFWIEGWSLYWELLLYDMNFPQSPEDRVGMLFWHMHRCARIIFSLNYHMGKWTPEQCIDFLVDKVGHERANADGEVRRSFEGHYSPLYQVAYLTGGRQFYALKKELVDTKKMTYKQFHDAIMHLNEMPIEMIRAILTKQPLSKDYQAHWRFYDESGVE
- a CDS encoding S9 family peptidase yields the protein MMKQFSFAIRCLVTMSLLYTTITLVNAQTTQYFPTFKEVSESYKNAALMDSITRNKVYNANVTAFWNKNSNGFWYIKQLPGNKKEYRYIDARSGQNTQVFNQQKLAAKLSAETGKEIAADKLMLENVLLNKDSGTLRFSTNGQFFLYNIATDNLQKTERPHEDSGRRFRHRNFAERFEFMPRPSRYESFHTDSISPDKKWTVVIQNGNIYLQSANGTLTQYSKDGTVKNPYGNVAWSPDSKYFVAYHIHPVIDSNVYYILSSVPGTTRGQLRSHPYKQPGDPFTTYEMHIFRAGEQKDIQVKTDIIDFFPAPRLHWETNPRYFTYERVDRGHQRFRIVRVDAQTGDTSNVYDERTKTFIYEQRIITYYLPKTHEIIHSSEKDGWQHLYLIDDKTRQEKLITKGDWVVREVDSVDETKRQIWFRASGMNPQEDPYFIHYYRINFDGTHLVNLTPETGNHTVHFSPDKKFLIDNYSQVNVAPITVLKRTSDGKIITTIEKADITDLLATGVSLPEPFVAKGRDGVTDIYGIMCKPSHFDIHKKYPVIENIYAGPQDAFVPKSFLPYSEMQSIAELGFIVVQIDGMGTANRSKAFHDVCWKNIADAGFPDRILWIKALAEKYSFVDTARVGLYGTSAGGQDALDGLLSHPEFYKAGVAACGCHDNRIDKQWWNEQWMGYPVGPEYATQSNVTNAYKLKGKLMLIVGEADTNVPPESTYRVADALIKAGKAFDFLPVPGSDHTDGGPYGRARKKDFFVRNLLNVEPPDRNINQDYPLPHTGVR
- a CDS encoding NAD(P)/FAD-dependent oxidoreductase, whose translation is MSKVVIIGGGISGLSSARYLAKAGWDVTVLDKNDFTDNCSYGNAGFVCPSHYIQLATPGIVKQGVKWMFNSTSPFYIQPRLNKSLMNWGLSFIKSAKEKNVEKHGVPLRDIGLLSLHEYENIWQKEFDFAYEHKGMLEIFQTEKSKEECAHVVAFGQKLGLDVELIDAEELKQLEPNTPINAIGAINYKCDSHLSPGKLMNNLIASLRQMSNVQLISNAEVTDIVTDKKRIRAVLTDNDAYAADAFVLAAGAWSGNISSKLGLTIPLVGGRGYSFTLPIDKQELKILHPGILVEGRCAFTPLESDKIRFGGTMEITSTDTPPRYNRVTGIIKAVHDFFPQINLSFDEVKEKIWFGFRPVSGDGMPYIGKTSSYENLVVATGHAQLGISLGAATGLLVWELLEGKKTSVDIAAFDVERFAKR